The following proteins come from a genomic window of Ferrovibrio sp. MS7:
- a CDS encoding tetratricopeptide repeat protein has translation MSLQDTQGLSVSSDDPEIVGRLDEFDRSFLSYGKTAAAAWEAAERAPGQPLVAAKAAALALFMQTGDAAANATRFLDRAEGMLATALPRERLWHQAVRAWAKNDLHGAIGLHERIVREFPRDLAAMKLGQVHQFHIGDAEGMLRLAELARPANEENPYLHGMRAFALEECHHLDEAEASARQAIAMLRREPWAHHALAHVMEAQGRAAEGLETMLGFSDCWADCNSFMLTHNWWHAALFAIDCDDPEQALALYDQRVWGVWKEYSQDQVNAVALLARLEFVGLDAGGRWQDLAQYLEPRLHEHVDPFLDLHYLLGLARAGYDASAQELLTSMAEYSHVAGDPVWHSVALPLGRGILAYGRQQWDEAFRQLRLGLEGIAGIGGSHAQRDLFHWLMLEAGWRAGRGPEIRPLLQLRVAARPGIARHRRELARIDSAN, from the coding sequence ATGAGCTTGCAGGATACACAGGGCCTGAGCGTCAGCAGCGACGACCCGGAGATCGTCGGCCGGCTGGACGAATTCGACCGCAGCTTCCTCAGTTACGGCAAGACCGCCGCGGCGGCCTGGGAAGCCGCCGAGCGTGCGCCGGGGCAGCCATTGGTAGCGGCCAAGGCGGCGGCCCTGGCGCTGTTCATGCAGACCGGCGACGCAGCAGCCAATGCCACGCGTTTCCTCGACCGCGCCGAAGGCATGCTTGCCACGGCATTGCCGCGCGAGCGGCTGTGGCATCAGGCGGTGCGCGCCTGGGCGAAGAATGACCTGCATGGCGCGATTGGCCTGCATGAACGGATCGTGCGCGAATTTCCCCGCGATCTGGCGGCAATGAAGCTCGGCCAGGTGCATCAGTTTCATATCGGCGATGCTGAGGGCATGCTGCGGCTGGCCGAACTGGCGCGTCCGGCGAATGAAGAGAATCCCTACCTGCATGGCATGCGCGCCTTCGCGCTGGAGGAATGCCATCACCTCGACGAAGCCGAAGCCAGCGCGCGGCAGGCCATTGCCATGCTGCGGCGCGAACCCTGGGCGCACCATGCGCTGGCGCATGTGATGGAAGCGCAGGGCCGCGCGGCGGAAGGTCTCGAGACCATGCTCGGCTTCAGCGATTGCTGGGCCGATTGCAACAGCTTCATGCTGACCCATAATTGGTGGCACGCCGCATTGTTCGCCATCGATTGCGATGACCCGGAGCAGGCGCTTGCGCTGTATGATCAACGAGTCTGGGGGGTGTGGAAGGAATACAGCCAGGACCAGGTGAACGCTGTGGCATTGCTGGCGCGGCTGGAATTTGTCGGCCTCGATGCCGGCGGGCGCTGGCAGGACTTGGCGCAGTATCTGGAGCCACGCCTGCATGAGCATGTCGATCCGTTTCTCGACCTGCATTACCTGCTCGGCCTGGCCCGCGCCGGCTACGATGCCTCAGCGCAGGAATTGCTCACCTCAATGGCCGAATACAGCCATGTTGCCGGCGATCCAGTATGGCATAGCGTCGCGCTGCCGCTCGGTCGCGGCATCCTGGCCTATGGCCGCCAGCAATGGGACGAGGCCTTCCGGCAATTGCGCCTCGGCCTCGAAGGCATTGCCGGCATCGGCGGCAGCCATGCCCAACGTGACCTGTTCCACTGGCTGATGCTGGAGGCCGGCTGGCGCGCTGGGCGCGGGCCAGAGATCAGGCCGCTGCTGCAATTACGGGTCGCAGCACGCCCCGGCATCGCCCGCCACCGCCGCGAATTGGCCCGCATCGACTCGGCCAATTAG
- a CDS encoding response regulator → MTYKLNNVACLVVESNQNHMQLIKEVLRPLGITKVAEATNAQVAIAYLENNVVDIIFTEWHMDGEMDGIGFVEWVRKNQASKNVFVPIVMVTAQSEEWKVIKARDAGVTEFLVKPFSASTMAKRITVVIENPRTFVRTDDFFGPDRRRHRVSNYTGEERRKDLLAKGDQVMDESSVEELLKEL, encoded by the coding sequence ATGACGTACAAGCTCAATAATGTTGCCTGTCTGGTGGTTGAGAGTAACCAGAACCATATGCAGTTGATCAAGGAGGTGCTGCGTCCGCTCGGCATCACCAAAGTCGCCGAGGCGACCAACGCCCAGGTCGCGATTGCCTATCTCGAAAATAACGTCGTCGACATCATCTTCACCGAATGGCACATGGATGGTGAGATGGATGGCATTGGCTTCGTCGAATGGGTGCGCAAGAATCAGGCCTCGAAGAATGTGTTCGTGCCGATCGTGATGGTTACCGCGCAGTCGGAAGAGTGGAAGGTGATCAAGGCCCGCGATGCCGGTGTCACCGAATTCCTGGTCAAGCCGTTTTCCGCCTCCACCATGGCCAAGCGCATCACCGTGGTGATCGAGAATCCGCGCACCTTCGTGCGTACCGACGATTTCTTCGGCCCCGACCGTCGCCGCCACCGGGTTTCCAACTATACCGGCGAGGAACGGCGCAAGGACCTGCTTGCCAAGGGCGACCAGGTCATGGACGAAAGCTCCGTCGAAGAGCTGCTCAAGGAGCTCTAG
- a CDS encoding DUF2794 domain-containing protein, giving the protein MSDILAFQDYRPAKGQTAQPLQAVANQAAPPPVFFDRREFAQILDLYSRMVGRGEWRDYAIGHDKDSCCFAVFRRSADGALYRIVKTPKLARRQGAFAILGQGGRILRRGRELAMLLRYFEPKRDALA; this is encoded by the coding sequence ATGAGCGATATTCTAGCCTTCCAGGATTACCGCCCCGCCAAGGGGCAGACGGCGCAGCCGCTTCAGGCCGTGGCCAATCAGGCGGCGCCGCCGCCGGTGTTTTTCGACCGACGCGAATTCGCCCAGATCCTTGATCTCTATTCCCGCATGGTTGGGCGCGGCGAGTGGCGCGACTATGCCATCGGGCATGACAAGGATAGCTGCTGTTTCGCGGTATTCAGACGCAGCGCTGATGGCGCCCTCTATCGCATCGTGAAAACGCCAAAATTGGCGCGTCGCCAAGGCGCCTTCGCCATTCTCGGCCAGGGCGGACGGATCCTGCGGCGCGGCCGTGAACTGGCCATGCTGCTGCGCTATTTTGAACCAAAAAGGGACGCGCTGGCCTGA
- the tsaA gene encoding tRNA (N6-threonylcarbamoyladenosine(37)-N6)-methyltransferase TrmO yields the protein MKETDSLRPGELSVAPPKADDAGLEFIGRIHTPWTSRADCPRHGKQDGPLCRIELFEPWALALQGIESYPRLEILYWLHQARRDLVQQSPKNDGRTLGSFALRSPLRPNPIGTAVVALEGREGNSLLVRGLDCLDGTPLLDLKPEYCPFSGQGSGQSSGQSSGQSSGQGSGAGNAGAANPRG from the coding sequence ATGAAGGAAACAGATTCCCTGCGCCCCGGTGAATTGAGCGTCGCACCGCCGAAGGCCGACGATGCCGGGCTGGAATTCATCGGACGGATTCACACGCCCTGGACCAGCCGCGCCGATTGCCCGCGCCACGGCAAACAGGACGGCCCGCTCTGCCGTATCGAATTGTTCGAACCCTGGGCACTGGCTTTGCAAGGCATCGAGAGCTATCCGCGGCTGGAAATACTCTACTGGCTGCATCAGGCCCGCCGCGACCTGGTGCAGCAGAGCCCGAAAAATGACGGCCGCACCCTGGGCAGTTTCGCGCTGCGCTCCCCACTGCGGCCCAATCCCATCGGCACGGCGGTGGTGGCTCTGGAAGGCCGCGAGGGCAACAGCCTGCTGGTGCGCGGCCTGGATTGCCTGGACGGCACGCCTTTGCTGGATCTCAAACCGGAATATTGCCCATTCAGTGGCCAGGGCAGTGGCCAGAGCAGTGGCCAGAGCAGTGGCCAGAGCAGTGGCCAGGGCAGCGGTGCCGGCAATGCCGGCGCGGCAAATCCACGCGGCTGA
- a CDS encoding Bax inhibitor-1/YccA family protein has protein sequence MSTPFNQTRYGYSAGTLDRATIDQALRSYMLRVYNLMGSGLALSGILAIAVSQSPAIMQTLYGTGLGMLVSFVPLGLLLIMTFAANKLSATAVQALYWAFTATMGVSLAGIFMVYTGGSIARIFLITASMFGAMSLWGYTTKRDLTGMGSFLFMGVIGLLIAGIVNIFLGSSVLQMAISAITVLVFTGLTAYDTQRIKSDFYEGDPADIQTKQAIFGAVSLYVNFLNIFLALLNLFGQKNE, from the coding sequence ATGTCCACGCCCTTCAACCAGACGCGCTACGGCTACTCGGCCGGCACGTTGGACCGCGCGACCATCGACCAGGCGCTGCGCTCCTACATGCTTCGTGTCTATAACCTGATGGGTTCGGGCCTGGCGCTGTCAGGCATCCTCGCCATCGCGGTGTCGCAGAGCCCGGCCATCATGCAGACGCTGTATGGCACCGGCCTCGGCATGCTGGTGTCGTTCGTGCCGCTCGGCCTGCTGCTGATCATGACCTTCGCCGCCAACAAGCTCTCGGCCACCGCCGTGCAGGCGCTGTACTGGGCCTTCACCGCCACCATGGGCGTGTCGCTGGCCGGCATTTTCATGGTCTATACCGGCGGCTCGATCGCGCGCATCTTCCTGATCACCGCGTCGATGTTCGGTGCCATGAGCCTGTGGGGCTACACCACCAAACGTGACCTCACCGGCATGGGCTCGTTCCTGTTTATGGGTGTGATCGGCCTGCTGATCGCCGGCATCGTGAACATCTTCCTGGGTTCGAGCGTGCTGCAGATGGCGATCTCGGCGATCACCGTGCTGGTGTTCACCGGCCTGACCGCCTATGACACCCAGCGCATCAAGAGCGACTTCTATGAAGGCGATCCGGCCGATATCCAGACCAAGCAGGCGATCTTCGGCGCCGTCTCGCTCTACGTGAACTTCCTCAACATCTTCCTGGCCCTGCTGAACCTGTTCGGCCAGAAGAACGAGTGA
- a CDS encoding M81 family metallopeptidase: MKFVLAMMKHETNTFSPIVTDLARFEAWGLYRGQAAIDAYAKTNMPLGVYLKLAREMGAEVVLPVAAEAMPGGKVTREAYAALCEPILEAVKAGCDACLLDLHGAMVADGTDDGEGTLLERIRAIRPDLPIAVTLDLHCNLTQRMIDNCDALIGYKTYPHVDMDVVAEQVCRILLGWLQGKRPKPVMAWRQLPLLSQTLAQGTADEPMKGLIAACKAEEAAGLPAATIFGGFALADIADAGTSVICIGDDFAQADAAAARIAKAAWEQRDIFLYKHRDLQDTVAEAKNKAKDVDGPIVLLDHADNCGSGGTQDVMTVIAEVLRQGLQDVAVGAVWDPEAVKQMQQAGVGATITLKLGGKTDMPAIHEPGRPLELTGRVRTITDGEWVVRGPMYNGYVVKMGPTAVFETGGMQIVVVSNHHEPWDTGVFTSVGIDPLAKQYLLLKSRIHYRAGFAPLARATYTLDGTGVTTSDNSKLDYKQLRKPLYPFDRLNDWP; encoded by the coding sequence ATGAAATTCGTCCTCGCGATGATGAAGCATGAGACCAATACCTTCTCGCCGATCGTGACCGATCTGGCGCGGTTCGAGGCCTGGGGGCTCTATCGTGGCCAGGCCGCCATCGACGCCTATGCCAAGACCAACATGCCGCTGGGCGTCTATCTCAAGCTGGCCCGCGAAATGGGCGCCGAGGTGGTACTGCCCGTGGCCGCCGAGGCGATGCCGGGCGGCAAGGTGACGCGGGAAGCCTATGCCGCACTCTGCGAGCCGATCCTGGAGGCAGTGAAGGCCGGCTGCGATGCCTGCCTGCTCGACCTGCACGGCGCCATGGTGGCGGACGGCACCGATGATGGCGAAGGCACCCTGCTGGAACGCATCCGTGCCATTCGCCCGGACCTGCCGATTGCCGTGACGCTCGACCTGCATTGCAACCTGACCCAGCGCATGATCGACAATTGCGACGCGCTGATTGGCTACAAGACCTATCCGCATGTCGATATGGATGTCGTGGCGGAACAGGTGTGCCGTATCCTGCTCGGCTGGCTGCAGGGCAAGCGGCCAAAGCCGGTGATGGCCTGGCGGCAATTGCCGCTGCTGTCGCAAACCCTGGCGCAGGGCACGGCGGACGAGCCGATGAAGGGCCTGATCGCCGCCTGCAAGGCCGAGGAAGCCGCAGGTTTACCGGCGGCCACCATCTTCGGCGGCTTCGCGCTGGCTGATATCGCCGATGCCGGCACCAGCGTGATCTGTATCGGCGATGATTTCGCCCAGGCCGATGCGGCGGCGGCGCGCATCGCCAAGGCCGCCTGGGAACAACGCGACATATTCCTCTACAAGCACCGCGACCTGCAGGACACGGTGGCCGAGGCCAAGAACAAGGCCAAGGATGTGGATGGCCCCATCGTGCTGCTGGACCATGCCGACAATTGCGGCTCCGGCGGCACCCAGGATGTGATGACGGTGATCGCCGAGGTGTTGCGCCAGGGATTGCAGGATGTCGCCGTCGGCGCCGTGTGGGATCCGGAGGCCGTGAAGCAGATGCAGCAGGCCGGCGTCGGCGCCACCATCACGCTGAAGCTCGGCGGCAAGACCGACATGCCGGCAATCCACGAACCCGGCCGGCCGCTGGAACTCACCGGTCGCGTGCGCACCATCACCGATGGCGAATGGGTGGTGCGCGGCCCAATGTATAACGGCTATGTCGTGAAGATGGGACCGACGGCGGTATTCGAGACCGGTGGCATGCAGATCGTCGTGGTCTCAAACCACCACGAACCCTGGGATACTGGCGTCTTCACCTCGGTGGGCATCGATCCGCTGGCGAAGCAGTATCTGCTGCTGAAATCGCGCATCCATTACCGCGCCGGCTTCGCACCGCTGGCCCGCGCCACCTATACGCTGGACGGCACCGGCGTCACCACCTCGGACAATTCCAAGCTGGATTACAAGCAGTTGCGCAAGCCGCTCTATCCCTTCGACAGGCTCAACGACTGGCCCTGA
- a CDS encoding ABC transporter substrate-binding protein produces MLRMKSQAMAMAAACFILTAATGQAVAQSRQETLLVVVEAGMNSLDMHGLGTSSRSSLAAWNLYDRLVSFGIKTLPDGTQMYDYSKIVPELAESYTVSPDGKSFTFKIRRNAKFHDGEPVTAHDVKWSYDRAVSVGGFPTFQMAAGSLTKPEQFVVVDDYTFRVDLPKRDKLALPDMAVVVPAIYNSKLAKKNATEKDPWAMDWMKTNDAGGGAYKLEKWTPGQEISFTRFDDWKSGTLPKMKRVILREVPQAGNRRALMERGDADMSLDTPQRDAAEIFAEKGSGKYLVVGVPIENSLKYLGMITTQKPFDDVRVRQAIAYAVPFEQISKSAIYGRGRMMHGAPASAPADASWPQPFPYDTNLEKAKKLLAEAGYPDGFETTISFDLGEATADEPTAVLLQESLAKIGIKVAIEKIPSGSFRNAMLQKNRSLHLASFGGWLNFPDYFFFWGYHGQNAVFNTMSYQSKAMDALIDASRYEEDPAKYREQLMGFIKMAMVEVPRVPLYQQMLDVGMQKNIKGYTYWFHRQLDFRQIEKQ; encoded by the coding sequence ATGTTGCGTATGAAATCCCAGGCCATGGCCATGGCGGCGGCCTGCTTCATTCTAACCGCGGCGACAGGACAGGCCGTCGCCCAGTCGCGGCAGGAAACCCTGCTGGTGGTGGTGGAGGCCGGCATGAATAGCCTCGACATGCATGGCCTTGGCACCAGCAGCCGCTCTTCCCTGGCGGCCTGGAATCTCTACGACCGCCTGGTCTCCTTCGGCATCAAGACGCTGCCGGATGGCACCCAGATGTACGATTACAGCAAGATCGTGCCGGAGCTGGCCGAGAGCTACACGGTCTCGCCCGACGGCAAGAGCTTTACCTTCAAGATCCGCCGCAACGCGAAATTCCACGACGGTGAGCCGGTGACGGCGCATGACGTGAAGTGGTCCTACGACCGTGCCGTCTCTGTCGGCGGCTTCCCCACTTTCCAGATGGCCGCCGGCTCGTTGACCAAGCCGGAGCAGTTCGTGGTGGTGGACGATTACACCTTCCGCGTCGACCTGCCGAAGCGCGACAAGCTGGCTCTGCCTGACATGGCCGTGGTGGTGCCTGCGATCTACAATTCCAAGCTGGCCAAGAAGAACGCCACGGAGAAGGACCCGTGGGCGATGGACTGGATGAAGACCAATGATGCCGGCGGCGGCGCCTATAAGCTGGAGAAATGGACGCCGGGCCAGGAAATCAGCTTCACGCGTTTTGATGACTGGAAGAGCGGCACGCTCCCCAAGATGAAGCGCGTCATCCTGCGCGAGGTGCCGCAGGCCGGTAACCGCCGCGCCCTGATGGAACGCGGCGACGCCGATATGTCGCTGGATACGCCGCAGCGCGACGCGGCGGAGATTTTCGCCGAGAAGGGTTCGGGCAAATACCTGGTGGTGGGCGTGCCGATCGAGAATTCACTGAAGTATCTCGGCATGATCACCACACAGAAGCCGTTTGACGATGTGCGCGTGCGCCAGGCCATCGCTTATGCCGTGCCATTCGAGCAGATCAGCAAATCGGCGATCTACGGCCGGGGCCGCATGATGCATGGTGCGCCAGCCAGCGCGCCAGCCGATGCTTCCTGGCCGCAGCCTTTCCCCTATGACACCAATCTTGAGAAAGCGAAGAAGCTGCTGGCCGAGGCCGGTTACCCCGATGGCTTCGAAACCACTATTTCCTTTGACTTGGGCGAGGCGACGGCGGACGAGCCGACGGCGGTGCTGTTGCAGGAATCGCTGGCCAAGATCGGTATCAAGGTGGCGATCGAGAAGATCCCGAGCGGCAGTTTCCGCAACGCCATGCTGCAGAAGAACCGGTCGTTGCACCTCGCCAGCTTCGGCGGCTGGCTGAATTTCCCCGACTATTTCTTCTTCTGGGGCTATCACGGCCAGAATGCCGTATTCAACACCATGTCCTATCAGAGCAAGGCGATGGATGCCCTGATCGATGCCTCACGCTATGAGGAAGACCCGGCGAAATATCGCGAGCAACTGATGGGCTTCATCAAGATGGCGATGGTCGAGGTGCCGCGCGTGCCGCTGTACCAGCAGATGCTCGATGTCGGCATGCAGAAGAATATCAAGGGCTATACCTACTGGTTCCATCGCCAGCTCGACTTCCGCCAGATCGAGAAGCAGTGA
- a CDS encoding chemoreceptor glutamine deamidase CheD codes for MSTLSTNLQRNEAGFGVAPMSERRRYYDPVLKVHVVQVFQGDFYVSTQPGEMLATVLGSCIAACIRDPVAGKGGMNHFLLPDKGGDSNPDLPFSASLRYGSYSMEQLINGILAVGGRRERLEVKVFGGANVLSGLRGIGHQNADFVERYLKAEGFRVMGADLRGNLPRKVQYFPETGVVRMKQIEDASAKAVFQRESAKKITAVQNAAGSIELFD; via the coding sequence ATGAGCACGCTGAGCACCAATCTGCAACGAAACGAGGCAGGCTTCGGCGTCGCGCCGATGAGCGAGCGTCGGCGTTACTACGATCCGGTGCTCAAGGTGCATGTGGTGCAGGTGTTCCAGGGTGATTTCTATGTCTCGACCCAGCCGGGCGAGATGCTGGCCACCGTGCTTGGTTCCTGCATTGCTGCCTGCATCCGCGATCCGGTCGCCGGCAAGGGTGGCATGAACCATTTTTTGTTGCCCGACAAAGGCGGCGACAGCAACCCGGATTTGCCTTTCTCGGCCTCGCTGCGCTACGGCAGCTACTCCATGGAGCAGCTCATCAACGGCATCCTTGCCGTGGGTGGCCGGCGCGAGCGGCTGGAAGTGAAGGTGTTCGGCGGTGCCAATGTGCTTTCAGGGCTCCGCGGCATCGGGCATCAGAATGCGGATTTCGTCGAGCGCTATCTCAAGGCGGAAGGTTTCCGCGTGATGGGTGCCGACCTGCGCGGCAACCTGCCGCGCAAGGTGCAGTATTTTCCCGAGACTGGCGTCGTGCGCATGAAGCAGATCGAGGATGCCAGCGCCAAGGCGGTGTTCCAGCGTGAGTCGGCGAAGAAGATCACGGCGGTGCAGAATGCCGCCGGCAGTATCGAGTTGTTCGACTGA
- a CDS encoding multidrug effflux MFS transporter, with the protein MTASSPPAAPGTRVSLARLTLILGALTAFTPLGVDMYLPALPALGREFAAAHGRIELTLSAFFLGLALGQLLIGPLSDRFGRLKPLYIASAVFIVASVACAFARDVETLIVLRFVQALGCCGGLVIGRAMVRDLYPPQEMARVFSLLMLVLGVAPILAPLLGGYMLIWFGWPSIFGFLGAIGLVVLGAAMWLLPESHRGPYQPLSLIGTLKAYAGFFRDRRFMGYTLASALPSGGMFAYIAGSPYVFIDLHGLQPHHYAWVFGGGAFGLIGLSQLNRVLLRHFSAAEVLKVAGAVAAFCGIVLFAGAYAGLGLGFLIPGVICTIAPMGMVMPNAGASAMAGVLGPRAGTAAALMGIIQFGCGGISSALVGALHNGTALPMTGMIALLMTGGFVARAVLVREED; encoded by the coding sequence ATGACCGCCTCTTCCCCGCCCGCCGCCCCGGGAACCCGGGTTTCGCTAGCGCGCCTGACCCTGATTCTCGGCGCCCTCACGGCCTTCACGCCGCTGGGCGTCGACATGTATTTGCCGGCCCTGCCGGCCCTGGGCCGTGAATTCGCCGCCGCCCATGGCCGCATCGAGCTGACCCTCTCTGCCTTCTTCCTCGGCCTGGCGCTGGGGCAGTTGCTGATCGGCCCGCTCTCCGACCGGTTCGGCCGGCTGAAGCCACTCTATATCGCCAGCGCGGTGTTCATCGTTGCTTCCGTCGCCTGTGCCTTCGCCCGCGATGTCGAAACCCTGATCGTGCTGCGCTTCGTGCAGGCCTTGGGCTGCTGCGGCGGCCTGGTGATCGGCCGCGCCATGGTGCGCGACCTCTATCCGCCGCAGGAGATGGCCCGCGTCTTCTCGCTGCTGATGCTGGTACTGGGCGTGGCGCCGATCCTGGCGCCCTTGCTCGGCGGTTACATGCTGATCTGGTTCGGCTGGCCCTCGATCTTCGGCTTCCTCGGCGCCATCGGCCTGGTGGTGCTTGGGGCTGCCATGTGGCTGCTGCCGGAAAGCCATCGCGGCCCGTATCAGCCACTCTCCTTGATTGGTACGCTCAAGGCCTATGCCGGCTTTTTCCGCGACCGCCGCTTCATGGGCTACACGCTGGCCTCGGCTTTGCCATCGGGTGGCATGTTCGCCTATATCGCCGGCTCGCCATACGTGTTCATCGACCTGCATGGCCTGCAGCCGCATCATTATGCCTGGGTGTTCGGCGGCGGTGCCTTCGGCCTGATCGGCCTGTCGCAGCTTAACCGCGTGCTGCTGCGCCATTTCAGCGCCGCCGAGGTGCTGAAAGTGGCCGGCGCGGTGGCCGCATTCTGCGGCATCGTGCTGTTCGCCGGCGCCTATGCCGGCCTCGGTCTCGGTTTCCTGATCCCCGGCGTGATCTGCACCATCGCGCCGATGGGCATGGTGATGCCGAATGCCGGCGCGTCGGCCATGGCCGGTGTGCTCGGGCCCCGTGCCGGCACGGCGGCGGCGCTCATGGGCATCATCCAGTTCGGCTGCGGCGGCATTTCCTCCGCCCTGGTCGGCGCGCTGCATAACGGCACGGCCCTGCCGATGACCGGCATGATCGCGCTGCTGATGACCGGCGGCTTCGTCGCCCGCGCCGTGCTGGTGCGGGAGGAAGACTGA